Proteins encoded in a region of the Mycolicibacterium chitae genome:
- a CDS encoding DeoR/GlpR family DNA-binding transcription regulator: MYPEERQQAIASLVIARGRASVTELAETYAVTTETVRRDLAALDRAGLVRRVHGGAVPVRALHVVEPGVAEREGTRAGHKDAIAAAAVEFFPLAGASVLFDAGTTTARIAARLPADRELAVVTNSVPIAARLATIPALSLHLLGGRVRGVTQAAVGEPVLRTLDSLRVDIAFIGTNGISVGHGLSTPDSEEAAVKRAMVTCASYVVVAADSSKIGREDFISFAALDKVDTVITDDEISDVDREALTQHGVEVVVA; encoded by the coding sequence GTGTATCCAGAGGAACGTCAGCAAGCCATCGCCTCGCTGGTGATCGCGCGCGGCCGGGCCTCGGTGACCGAACTGGCCGAGACCTACGCGGTCACCACCGAGACCGTGCGCCGCGACCTGGCGGCCCTGGACCGCGCCGGGTTGGTGCGTCGCGTGCACGGCGGCGCGGTGCCGGTGCGCGCGCTGCACGTCGTCGAACCCGGAGTGGCCGAGCGGGAGGGCACCCGCGCGGGCCACAAGGACGCCATCGCCGCGGCCGCCGTCGAGTTCTTCCCGCTGGCCGGCGCCAGCGTGCTGTTCGACGCCGGCACCACCACCGCGCGCATCGCCGCCCGCCTGCCCGCCGACCGCGAACTGGCGGTGGTCACCAACTCGGTGCCGATCGCCGCCCGGCTGGCCACCATTCCGGCGCTGAGCCTGCACCTGCTCGGCGGACGCGTGCGCGGGGTGACCCAGGCCGCCGTCGGCGAACCGGTGCTGCGCACCCTGGACTCGCTGCGGGTCGACATCGCGTTCATCGGCACCAACGGCATCAGCGTCGGCCACGGCCTGTCCACCCCGGACAGCGAGGAGGCCGCCGTCAAGCGCGCCATGGTGACGTGCGCGAGTTACGTTGTGGTGGCCGCCGATTCGTCCAAGATCGGACGTGAGGACTTCATCAGCTTCGCCGCCCTGGACAAGGTCGACACGGTGATCACCGACGACGAGATCAGCGACGTGGACCGCGAGGCGCTGACCCAACACGGAGTAGAGGTGGTAGTGGCATGA
- a CDS encoding 1-phosphofructokinase family hexose kinase encodes MKPRNPVVVTVTPNPSIDRTIALGGPLTRGAVHRVQSVSDEPGGKGVNVARVLTLAGIDACAVLPARSDDPFLSVLSPTGVGYSAVPVTGTVRTNIAVTENDGTTTKLNEPGAELDAASIAALTDAVVGQAAGAHWVVMSGSLPPGVPDDWYAEVVALLRELPCKVAVDTSEGPLAALAAGFERAAPDLIKPNSEELASLSGADPAALEQSVQQGDPEPVVAAATALMDRGVGAVLATLGAAGAVLINGTGAWMAAAPPITPRSTVGAGDSSLAGYVRAAIGGAEEPRRLQMAVAYGSAAAALPGSALPSPRQIDLDAVQVVSIAPDR; translated from the coding sequence ATGAAACCCCGCAACCCGGTCGTCGTCACCGTGACGCCGAATCCGAGCATCGACCGCACCATCGCACTCGGCGGCCCCCTGACCCGCGGCGCGGTGCACCGCGTGCAGTCCGTGTCCGACGAACCCGGCGGCAAGGGCGTCAACGTGGCCCGGGTGCTGACGCTGGCCGGCATCGACGCCTGCGCGGTACTGCCGGCCCGGTCCGACGATCCGTTCCTGTCGGTGCTCAGCCCCACCGGCGTCGGCTACTCGGCGGTCCCGGTCACCGGCACCGTGCGCACCAACATCGCTGTCACCGAGAACGACGGCACGACAACGAAACTCAACGAACCCGGCGCCGAGCTGGATGCGGCCTCGATCGCGGCCCTGACCGACGCCGTCGTCGGCCAGGCCGCCGGTGCGCACTGGGTGGTGATGTCGGGATCGCTGCCGCCCGGGGTCCCCGACGACTGGTACGCCGAGGTGGTGGCGCTGCTGCGCGAGTTGCCGTGCAAGGTCGCCGTCGACACCTCCGAGGGGCCGTTGGCGGCGCTGGCCGCCGGCTTCGAGCGCGCCGCCCCGGATCTGATCAAGCCCAACTCCGAGGAACTGGCCAGCCTGTCCGGCGCCGACCCTGCCGCGCTGGAACAGTCTGTGCAACAGGGTGATCCCGAGCCCGTCGTGGCGGCCGCCACCGCGTTGATGGACCGCGGCGTGGGTGCGGTGCTGGCCACCCTGGGGGCCGCGGGGGCGGTCCTGATCAACGGTACCGGCGCGTGGATGGCCGCGGCCCCGCCGATCACGCCGCGCAGCACCGTCGGCGCCGGCGACTCCTCGCTGGCGGGCTACGTCCGCGCGGCCATCGGTGGCGCCGAGGAGCCCCGCCGACTGCAGATGGCGGTGGCCTACGGCAGCGCGGCGGCCGCGCTGCCCGGTTCGGCGCTGCCCTCGCCCCGACAGATCGACCTCGACGCCGTGCAGGTGGTCTCCATCGCCCCCGACCGCTGA
- a CDS encoding PTS fructose transporter subunit IIABC, with protein MTNPPITTADLVLLDVDAGAAKDDVIARLAGTLAEAGRATDVDGLVGATMAREAQSATGLPGGIAIPHCRSPYVDAPTIGFARLAPPVDFGAPDGPADLVFLIAAPDAGGAEHMKLLSSLARALVRPEFVASLRSAATADEIVALVDSTVNPAPAEPAKPATEPEPEAAPAKKTIAAITACPTGIAHTYMAADALKLAAERAGVDIVVETQGSSGSTPMGASTISGADAVIFATDVGVKDRGRFAGKPVIASGVKRAINEPDAMIAEAIAAADNPSAARVDGDGAGAGDSDTEGSADVGWGTRTRQILLTGVSYMIPFVAAGGLLIALGFLFAGYDIANPPEGFDTSLGNLIALENTLTNLPPGGIMQYLGAVLYTLGGLAFGFLIPALAGYIAFAIADRPGLAPGFTAGAVAIFIDGGFIGGIVGGLIAGFAALWISRINVPQWFRGLMPVVIIPLFASLIVGLLMFLLLGRPLAAIQEGLTSWLRGMTGTSVIILGVILGLMMCFDLGGPVNKAAYAFATVGLNVADPSSLRIMAAVMAAGMVPPLAMALATTLRPRLFSEPERENGRAAWLLGASFISEGAIPFAAADPLRVIPSMMAGGAVTGALIMAFDVTLRAPHGGIFVFFAIGNLLWFIVALVAGTVVGALAVVTAKQFSAPKPLPQTQLSAA; from the coding sequence ATGACGAACCCGCCCATCACCACCGCAGATCTGGTGCTGCTCGACGTCGACGCCGGAGCCGCCAAGGACGACGTCATCGCGCGACTGGCCGGCACGCTCGCCGAGGCCGGCCGCGCCACCGACGTCGACGGCCTGGTCGGTGCGACGATGGCCCGCGAAGCCCAGTCCGCGACCGGACTGCCCGGCGGCATCGCCATCCCGCACTGCCGCTCCCCCTACGTCGACGCGCCCACCATCGGCTTCGCGCGGCTGGCCCCGCCGGTGGACTTCGGGGCCCCGGACGGCCCGGCCGACCTGGTGTTCCTGATCGCCGCCCCGGACGCCGGCGGCGCCGAGCACATGAAGCTGCTGTCCAGCCTGGCCCGCGCCCTGGTGCGACCGGAGTTCGTCGCGTCGCTTCGCTCGGCGGCCACGGCCGACGAGATCGTGGCGCTGGTCGATTCCACGGTGAACCCCGCCCCGGCCGAGCCCGCCAAGCCCGCCACCGAACCCGAACCCGAGGCCGCCCCCGCGAAGAAGACCATCGCGGCAATCACGGCCTGCCCCACCGGGATCGCGCACACCTACATGGCCGCCGATGCGCTCAAGCTGGCCGCCGAGCGCGCCGGCGTCGACATCGTCGTCGAGACCCAGGGATCCTCCGGCAGCACCCCGATGGGCGCGTCGACCATCTCCGGCGCGGACGCGGTCATCTTCGCCACCGACGTCGGGGTCAAAGATCGCGGCCGCTTCGCCGGCAAACCGGTGATCGCCTCCGGGGTCAAGCGCGCGATCAACGAACCCGACGCCATGATCGCCGAGGCGATCGCCGCCGCCGACAACCCGAGCGCCGCCCGCGTCGATGGCGACGGCGCCGGGGCCGGAGACTCCGACACCGAGGGCTCCGCGGACGTCGGCTGGGGCACCCGCACCCGGCAGATCCTGCTCACCGGCGTGAGCTACATGATCCCGTTCGTCGCGGCCGGCGGCCTGCTGATCGCGCTGGGCTTCCTGTTCGCCGGCTACGACATCGCCAACCCGCCCGAGGGTTTCGACACCTCGCTGGGCAACCTGATCGCGCTGGAGAACACGCTGACCAACCTGCCGCCCGGCGGCATCATGCAGTACCTGGGGGCGGTGCTGTACACCCTCGGCGGCCTGGCGTTCGGCTTCCTGATCCCCGCGCTGGCCGGCTACATCGCGTTCGCCATCGCCGACCGGCCCGGCCTGGCGCCGGGCTTCACCGCCGGCGCGGTCGCCATCTTCATCGACGGCGGCTTCATCGGCGGCATCGTCGGCGGGCTGATCGCCGGGTTCGCCGCGCTGTGGATCAGCCGGATCAACGTGCCGCAGTGGTTCCGCGGCCTGATGCCCGTCGTCATCATCCCGCTGTTCGCCTCGCTGATCGTCGGCCTGCTGATGTTCCTGCTGCTCGGGCGGCCGCTGGCGGCCATCCAGGAGGGCCTGACCAGCTGGCTGCGCGGCATGACCGGGACCTCGGTGATCATCCTCGGGGTGATCCTGGGCCTGATGATGTGCTTCGACCTGGGCGGCCCGGTCAACAAGGCGGCCTACGCGTTCGCCACCGTCGGCCTCAACGTCGCCGACCCGTCGTCGCTGCGGATCATGGCGGCCGTGATGGCCGCGGGCATGGTGCCGCCGCTGGCGATGGCGCTGGCCACCACGCTGCGGCCGCGGCTGTTCAGCGAGCCCGAGCGGGAAAATGGTCGCGCCGCATGGCTGTTGGGCGCCTCGTTCATCTCCGAGGGCGCCATCCCGTTCGCGGCCGCCGACCCGCTGCGCGTGATCCCGTCGATGATGGCCGGCGGCGCGGTGACCGGCGCGCTGATCATGGCGTTCGACGTGACGCTGCGCGCCCCGCACGGCGGCATCTTCGTGTTCTTCGCGATCGGCAACCTGCTGTGGTTCATCGTCGCGCTGGTCGCCGGGACCGTCGTCGGGGCCCTGGCGGTGGTCACCGCCAAGCAGTTCTCCGCGCCCAAACCGCTCCCCCAAACCCAACTTTCGGCCGCCTAG
- a CDS encoding HPr family phosphocarrier protein: MHSKTVTVGSAVGLHARPAAIISEAVVNAGVPVTLSMDGGEPVDAGSALMIMTLGAGKGASVTVASEDEAALNTIADLVEQDLDA; encoded by the coding sequence ATGCACAGCAAGACCGTGACCGTCGGATCCGCCGTCGGCCTGCACGCCCGGCCCGCCGCCATCATTTCCGAGGCCGTCGTGAATGCCGGTGTGCCCGTGACGCTGTCGATGGACGGCGGCGAACCGGTGGACGCCGGGTCCGCGCTGATGATCATGACGCTGGGCGCGGGCAAGGGCGCGTCGGTGACCGTGGCCTCCGAGGACGAGGCCGCGCTGAACACCATCGCCGACCTGGTCGAGCAGGACCTGGACGCTTAA
- a CDS encoding nitroreductase/quinone reductase family protein produces MRKSDRVAEAGAWVLENGHRALLALTGGRFPRTLMGMRTVELHTVGRKSGKPYANLLTSPIHDERRIVLVASKGGHQDHPDWYKNALAHPDVTLTVDGTQVPMRARAATTAERAELWPQVVKTYRGYAGYQRNTDREIPLLICERA; encoded by the coding sequence ATGCGTAAATCCGATCGCGTCGCCGAGGCCGGCGCCTGGGTACTCGAGAACGGGCATCGAGCGCTGCTGGCGCTCACCGGCGGGCGGTTCCCCCGCACGCTGATGGGCATGCGCACCGTCGAACTGCACACCGTCGGGCGCAAATCGGGCAAGCCGTACGCCAACCTGCTGACCAGCCCCATCCACGACGAGCGCCGCATCGTGCTCGTCGCCTCCAAGGGCGGCCATCAGGACCACCCGGACTGGTACAAGAACGCGCTGGCCCATCCGGACGTCACGCTGACCGTCGACGGCACGCAGGTGCCGATGCGGGCCCGCGCGGCCACGACCGCCGAACGCGCCGAACTGTGGCCGCAGGTGGTCAAGACCTACCGCGGCTACGCCGGCTATCAGCGCAACACCGACCGCGAGATCCCGTTGCTGATCTGCGAGCGCGCTTAA
- a CDS encoding copper-translocating P-type ATPase, which translates to MSGHSHTAHPQHAEHAGHTGHGEHAGHAGHGDHGDHVAQFRRLFWVMLVLAIPTVAMSGMFAMILGYQLPDFPGARWVAPVLGTVMYVWGGRPFLTGAVSEIRSRAPGMMLLIGLAITVAFLASWGASLGVLHHELEFWWELALLIVIMLLGHWIEMRSLEQTTSALDSLSALLPDEAERITGDTLETVAPVDLRVADLVLVRPGGRVPADGRIRDGAADMDESIVTGESRTVRRGVGDSVVAGTTATDSALRVEITAVGDDTALAGIQRLVAEAQNSSSRAQRLADRAAGWLFWFALVSAILTAIVWGLIGLPDQAVIRAITVLVIACPHALGLAIPLVVSIATERAARGGVLIKDRLALEQMRTVDAVLFDKTGTLTKGQPVVVAATGGDDVLALAAAAELPSEHPLARAIVTAARERGLSIPAATEFTSSAAVGVTATVDGRQIRVGGPKLLEETGLPASQDPMPAGTTVLHVLADGRVLGVLALADEIRPESRQAIDALHRLDREVVMITGDAQAVADSVAAELGVDRVFAEVRPEDKAAKVAELQAGGRVVAMVGDGVNDAPALAQADVGIAIGAGTDVAIASAGVILASSDPRSVLSVIELSKASYRKMKQNLWWAAGYNLIAVPLAAGVLAPVGFVMPMSVGALLMSLSTVVVALNAQLLRRLDLRPEAGVD; encoded by the coding sequence ATGTCCGGCCACAGTCACACCGCGCACCCGCAGCACGCCGAGCACGCGGGGCACACGGGGCACGGTGAGCACGCGGGGCACGCGGGCCACGGGGATCACGGCGATCACGTGGCGCAGTTCCGCCGGTTGTTCTGGGTGATGCTGGTCCTGGCGATCCCGACGGTGGCGATGTCGGGGATGTTCGCGATGATCCTCGGCTACCAACTGCCCGACTTCCCGGGTGCGCGCTGGGTGGCCCCGGTGCTGGGCACGGTGATGTACGTGTGGGGCGGCCGACCGTTCCTCACCGGCGCGGTCAGCGAAATACGTTCCCGCGCACCGGGAATGATGCTGCTGATCGGGCTGGCCATCACGGTCGCGTTCCTGGCGTCCTGGGGCGCGAGCCTCGGCGTGCTGCACCACGAGCTGGAGTTCTGGTGGGAACTGGCGCTGCTGATCGTCATCATGCTGCTGGGCCACTGGATCGAGATGCGCTCGCTGGAGCAGACCACCTCGGCGCTGGATTCGCTGTCGGCGCTGCTGCCCGACGAGGCCGAGCGCATCACCGGCGACACCCTCGAGACCGTCGCGCCCGTCGACCTGCGCGTCGCGGACCTCGTTCTGGTGCGCCCGGGCGGCCGGGTCCCCGCCGACGGGCGGATCCGCGACGGCGCCGCCGACATGGACGAGTCGATCGTGACCGGCGAATCGCGTACCGTGCGGCGTGGCGTCGGCGACAGCGTGGTCGCCGGCACCACCGCCACCGATTCGGCCCTGCGCGTCGAGATCACCGCCGTCGGCGACGACACCGCGCTCGCCGGGATCCAGCGCCTGGTCGCCGAGGCGCAGAACTCGTCGTCGCGCGCGCAGCGCCTGGCCGACCGGGCCGCGGGCTGGTTGTTCTGGTTCGCGCTGGTCTCCGCGATTCTCACCGCCATCGTCTGGGGCCTCATCGGCCTGCCGGATCAGGCCGTCATCCGGGCCATCACCGTGCTGGTCATCGCCTGTCCGCACGCGCTGGGCCTGGCGATCCCGCTGGTGGTGTCCATCGCCACCGAGCGCGCCGCGCGCGGCGGGGTGCTGATCAAGGACCGCCTGGCGCTCGAGCAGATGCGCACCGTCGACGCGGTGCTGTTCGACAAGACCGGCACCCTGACCAAGGGGCAACCCGTCGTCGTCGCGGCCACCGGCGGGGACGACGTGCTGGCACTCGCCGCGGCCGCCGAACTGCCGTCGGAGCATCCGCTGGCCCGGGCCATCGTCACCGCGGCCCGCGAGCGCGGGCTCTCGATCCCGGCGGCCACCGAGTTCACCTCGTCGGCGGCGGTCGGCGTGACCGCCACCGTCGACGGCCGACAGATCCGGGTGGGCGGGCCGAAGCTGCTCGAGGAGACCGGGCTGCCGGCCTCCCAAGACCCCATGCCGGCCGGGACGACGGTGCTGCACGTGCTGGCCGACGGGCGGGTGCTGGGCGTGCTCGCCCTGGCCGACGAGATCCGGCCGGAGTCGCGGCAGGCCATCGACGCGCTGCACCGGCTGGACCGCGAGGTCGTGATGATCACCGGCGACGCGCAGGCCGTGGCGGATTCAGTTGCCGCCGAACTCGGCGTGGACCGGGTGTTCGCCGAGGTGCGTCCGGAGGACAAGGCGGCCAAGGTCGCCGAACTGCAGGCCGGCGGGCGCGTGGTCGCGATGGTCGGCGACGGCGTCAACGACGCCCCGGCGCTGGCGCAGGCCGACGTCGGGATCGCCATCGGCGCGGGCACCGACGTCGCGATCGCCTCGGCCGGGGTCATCCTGGCCAGCTCGGATCCGCGGTCGGTGCTGTCGGTGATCGAGCTGTCGAAGGCCAGCTACCGCAAGATGAAGCAGAACCTGTGGTGGGCGGCGGGCTACAACCTCATCGCCGTGCCGCTGGCCGCCGGGGTGCTGGCGCCGGTCGGCTTCGTGATGCCGATGTCGGTGGGCGCGTTGCTGATGTCGCTGTCGACGGTGGTGGTGGCGCTCAACGCGCAACTGCTGCGCCGGTTGGACCTACGCCCGGAGGCCGGCGTCGATTAG
- a CDS encoding chloride channel protein, translating to MAQADTGGAGRLGAFVRNSGYLRKWLILGVAIGIIAGLGAVVFFLALRYTTELLLGGLGGYDVPTARGDGNNPGSPGFSRAWAIPVITTLGALVSAAIVAKFAPEARGHGTDDAIEAVHTDPRAIRARVVVVKMVASALTIGSGGSGGREGPTAQISAGFGSLLTRWLDLADDDGRVAVSMGIGSGIGAIFGAPLGGAVLAASIIYRRDFDYRALIPGFITSGTAYAVYGAFLGFEPLFGQLVTNYAFDPAQLPWFVLIGIVSAAIGYLYARTFYATVNLAGRITVPGGAVLKPAVGGLLVGLLALAIPQILSSGYGWVQLAAVESTLLAMPLWIVLVLPVAKIVATSLSIGTGGSGGIFGPGIVIGCFVGAALWRLADLAGAPALPAGPGVFIVLAMMACFGSVAHAPLAVMIMVAEMTGSFSVLPAAMITVGIAYLLIIRTDVGIYQAQRLDRETAAAERAGR from the coding sequence ATGGCGCAAGCCGACACCGGCGGCGCCGGCCGACTCGGGGCATTCGTGCGGAACTCCGGCTACCTGCGCAAGTGGCTGATCCTGGGCGTGGCCATCGGCATCATCGCCGGCCTCGGCGCCGTGGTGTTCTTCCTGGCGCTGCGCTACACCACCGAACTGCTGCTGGGCGGCCTCGGCGGCTACGACGTCCCCACCGCCCGCGGCGACGGCAACAACCCGGGCTCGCCGGGCTTTTCGCGGGCCTGGGCCATCCCGGTGATCACCACGCTGGGCGCGCTGGTGTCGGCGGCCATCGTCGCGAAGTTCGCCCCCGAGGCCCGCGGGCACGGCACCGACGACGCGATCGAGGCCGTCCACACCGACCCGCGCGCCATCCGCGCCCGCGTCGTCGTCGTCAAGATGGTCGCCAGCGCGCTGACCATCGGCTCGGGCGGATCCGGCGGCCGCGAGGGACCGACGGCGCAGATCTCCGCGGGCTTCGGCTCCCTGCTGACCCGCTGGCTCGACCTCGCCGACGACGACGGCCGGGTGGCGGTCTCGATGGGCATCGGCTCGGGCATCGGCGCCATCTTCGGCGCGCCGCTGGGCGGTGCGGTGCTCGCGGCGTCGATCATCTACCGCCGCGACTTCGACTACCGCGCGCTGATCCCCGGCTTCATCACCTCCGGCACCGCCTACGCGGTGTACGGGGCGTTCCTCGGGTTCGAGCCGCTGTTCGGCCAGCTGGTAACCAACTACGCGTTCGACCCCGCCCAGCTGCCCTGGTTCGTGCTGATCGGGATCGTCTCGGCCGCAATCGGTTACCTGTACGCCCGAACCTTCTACGCCACCGTGAACCTGGCCGGGCGGATCACGGTCCCGGGCGGCGCCGTACTCAAGCCGGCGGTCGGCGGGCTGCTCGTCGGGCTGCTGGCCTTGGCCATCCCGCAGATCCTGTCCAGCGGCTACGGCTGGGTGCAGCTGGCGGCCGTCGAATCCACCCTGCTGGCCATGCCGCTGTGGATCGTGCTGGTGTTACCGGTGGCCAAGATCGTGGCGACCTCGCTGTCGATCGGCACCGGCGGCTCCGGCGGCATCTTCGGCCCGGGCATCGTGATCGGATGTTTTGTGGGCGCGGCCCTGTGGCGGCTGGCCGACCTGGCCGGGGCGCCCGCGCTGCCCGCCGGGCCCGGGGTGTTCATCGTGCTCGCGATGATGGCCTGCTTCGGCAGCGTCGCCCACGCGCCGCTGGCCGTGATGATCATGGTGGCCGAGATGACGGGCTCGTTCTCGGTGCTGCCGGCCGCGATGATCACCGTGGGCATCGCCTATCTGCTGATCATCCGCACCGACGTCGGGATCTATCAGGCCCAGCGCCTCGACCGGGAGACTGCCGCAGCCGAACGCGCAGGTAGATAG
- the aqpZ gene encoding aquaporin Z has product MSPPTMFHRLSAEFIGTFWLVLGGCGSAVFAAKFLSDDISVGIGFLGVALAFGLTVLTGVYAFGTISGGHFNPAVTLGAALAGRVEWKAVPGYWIVQVLGGLVGGLIIYVIASGRAGFEATGNMAANGYGDNSPGGYSMTAVLIAEVVLTGVFLLVILGSTDDRAPKGFAGLSIGLTLTLIHLISIPISNTSVNPARSTGVAFFNGDGAPGQLWLFWVAPLVGAAIAGIAYPYLFGRAEQLAERPVRDDELDAQPTA; this is encoded by the coding sequence ATGTCCCCTCCGACGATGTTCCACCGGCTCAGCGCCGAGTTCATCGGCACCTTCTGGCTTGTCCTCGGCGGCTGCGGCAGCGCCGTGTTCGCCGCGAAGTTCCTCTCCGACGACATCTCCGTCGGCATTGGATTCCTCGGCGTAGCACTGGCATTCGGCCTGACGGTGCTCACCGGTGTGTACGCGTTCGGCACCATCTCGGGCGGTCACTTCAACCCCGCCGTCACACTCGGCGCGGCGCTGGCCGGCCGGGTCGAATGGAAGGCGGTCCCGGGCTACTGGATCGTCCAGGTCCTCGGCGGCCTGGTCGGCGGTCTGATCATCTACGTGATCGCCTCGGGCCGAGCGGGTTTCGAGGCCACGGGCAACATGGCCGCCAACGGCTACGGCGACAACTCGCCCGGCGGCTACTCGATGACCGCGGTCCTGATCGCCGAGGTGGTACTCACCGGGGTCTTCCTACTGGTGATCCTCGGCTCCACCGATGACCGCGCGCCGAAGGGCTTCGCCGGGCTGTCCATCGGCCTGACGCTCACGCTGATTCACCTGATCTCGATCCCGATCTCGAACACCTCGGTGAATCCCGCACGCAGCACCGGGGTGGCCTTCTTCAACGGCGACGGCGCACCCGGCCAGCTGTGGCTGTTCTGGGTGGCCCCGCTGGTCGGTGCCGCCATCGCCGGCATCGCGTACCCGTACCTGTTCGGCCGCGCCGAGCAACTCGCCGAGCGGCCGGTGCGCGACGACGAACTCGACGCGCAACCGACCGCTTAG
- a CDS encoding Dps family protein, which produces MPSSYTVPGLSEKEAAQIAERLQRQLSVYNDLHLTLKHVHWNVVGPNFIGVHEMIDPQVTLVRGYADEVAERIATLGFSPEGTPGAIIRDRDWDDYSVKRDTVAAHLAALDLVYNGVIEDLRKAITDVEEADPVTQDILIGHSTELEKFQWFVRAHLENAGGQLAHEGSKTEKGAAKKAKSK; this is translated from the coding sequence ATGCCCAGCAGCTACACCGTCCCCGGCCTTTCCGAAAAGGAGGCCGCGCAGATCGCCGAGCGGCTGCAGCGTCAGCTCAGCGTCTACAACGACCTGCATCTGACACTGAAGCATGTGCATTGGAATGTGGTGGGGCCGAACTTCATCGGTGTGCACGAGATGATCGACCCGCAGGTGACGCTCGTTCGCGGGTACGCCGACGAGGTCGCCGAACGCATTGCCACCCTGGGCTTTTCGCCGGAGGGCACGCCGGGGGCCATCATCCGCGACCGCGACTGGGACGACTACTCGGTGAAGCGTGACACCGTGGCGGCGCACCTGGCGGCCCTGGACCTCGTCTACAACGGCGTGATCGAGGACCTGCGCAAGGCCATCACGGATGTCGAGGAGGCCGATCCGGTCACCCAGGACATCCTGATCGGCCACTCCACCGAGCTCGAGAAGTTCCAGTGGTTCGTCCGCGCACATCTGGAGAACGCGGGTGGCCAGCTGGCCCACGAGGGCTCCAAGACCGAGAAGGGCGCCGCCAAGAAGGCGAAGTCCAAGTAG
- a CDS encoding DNA-3-methyladenine glycosylase family protein, which translates to MADIDTDGLTRVVTFPGPVHPAATLAPHRRGPADPTYQVGADGAIWRTSLLPTGPVTARLERTDAAAVRAHAWGAGAAEFLAALPAYLGADDDWSDFHPTHPTVARAARQAAHLRLGRTDRVLEALIPAVIEQRVPGVDAFRAWRTLVGKYGTVAPGPAPARMRVFPAAEVWARIPSWEFHRANVDPGRARTVVACARRADSLERLASRPAAAARAAMTSLPGVGVWTAAEVAQRAFGDADALSVGDYHICKMIGWTLLGHPVDDDGMVELLEPMRPHRHRVVRLLQVSGLAYEPRRGARLPVQNVREL; encoded by the coding sequence CTGGCCGACATCGACACAGACGGTCTGACGCGCGTCGTCACGTTCCCCGGACCGGTGCACCCGGCGGCGACGCTGGCCCCGCACCGGCGCGGGCCGGCCGACCCGACGTACCAGGTGGGGGCCGACGGGGCGATCTGGCGGACCAGCCTGTTGCCGACGGGCCCGGTGACCGCCCGCCTGGAGCGCACCGACGCCGCGGCGGTGCGGGCCCACGCGTGGGGCGCGGGGGCCGCCGAGTTCCTCGCGGCGCTGCCCGCCTACCTCGGCGCCGACGACGATTGGTCGGACTTCCACCCGACACACCCGACGGTGGCCCGGGCCGCCCGGCAGGCCGCACACCTGCGGCTGGGCCGGACCGACCGGGTGCTGGAGGCGCTGATCCCGGCGGTGATCGAGCAGCGGGTGCCCGGCGTCGACGCGTTCCGGGCCTGGCGCACGCTGGTCGGCAAGTACGGCACCGTCGCGCCCGGTCCCGCGCCGGCCCGGATGCGGGTGTTCCCGGCGGCCGAGGTGTGGGCCCGCATCCCGTCCTGGGAGTTCCACCGCGCCAACGTCGATCCCGGGCGGGCGCGCACCGTGGTGGCCTGCGCGCGGCGCGCGGACTCGCTCGAGCGGTTGGCGTCCCGGCCGGCCGCGGCGGCCCGCGCGGCGATGACCAGCCTGCCCGGCGTGGGGGTGTGGACGGCCGCCGAGGTGGCGCAACGGGCGTTCGGCGACGCGGATGCGTTGTCGGTCGGCGACTATCACATCTGCAAGATGATCGGCTGGACGCTGCTGGGCCATCCCGTGGACGACGACGGCATGGTCGAACTGTTGGAACCGATGCGCCCGCACCGGCATCGGGTGGTGCGCCTGTTACAGGTCAGCGGCCTGGCGTATGAACCGCGGCGGGGCGCTCGTCTCCCTGTGCAGAACGTCCGCGAACTTTAG
- a CDS encoding nuclear transport factor 2 family protein has protein sequence MTTPFDDPQAEQAWMFLQTLSDDGDLDEGFALLSDDFTYWSNGLGRTLTKAELREITAGARDTMVLHFDLLRCINEGETVVVEAQADGANSAGERYDSPVAFIFDMRDGLITSLREYCDTRLFEKVFGAIPR, from the coding sequence GTGACGACGCCGTTCGACGACCCGCAGGCCGAGCAGGCGTGGATGTTCCTGCAGACGCTCAGCGACGACGGCGACCTCGACGAGGGGTTCGCCCTGCTCAGCGACGACTTCACCTATTGGAGCAACGGTCTGGGCCGCACGCTGACCAAGGCCGAACTCCGCGAGATCACCGCAGGGGCCCGCGACACCATGGTGTTGCACTTCGATCTGCTGCGCTGCATCAACGAGGGTGAGACAGTCGTCGTCGAGGCGCAGGCCGACGGCGCCAACAGCGCCGGAGAGCGCTACGACAGTCCCGTCGCGTTCATCTTCGACATGCGCGACGGTCTGATCACCTCGCTGCGGGAGTACTGCGACACCCGACTGTTCGAGAAGGTGTTCGGCGCTATTCCGCGGTGA